GCAGTTCGTGCGCCTCGGCGAAGTGCGCCGGCCGGCGGCCACGGTTGCACCCGAGGGCATCGCAGGCGAAGTCGGTCAGGGCGGGTCTGCCGGATGACTCAGGGCCCCCCTTCGGGGACTAGCCCGCTCGGATTACATGGTGGCCGGGCGCCTGTCGGCCGGCAGGATGCGCGGGCGTCGGCAAACGGCGTGCTCATCGACGGCGTCGGGCTGTCGAAGCACTTCGGCGGGATCGCGGCGGTCGACGGCGTCGACCTCTCCGTCGCGGCGGGCGACCTGATCGGGCTGATCGGGCCGAACGGCTCCGGCAAGACGACGCTCATCAACGTGCTGACGGGGCACCTGAGTCCGGAGTCCGGCCACGTCGAGGTGCGCGGCCAGCGCATGAAGTCGCGTCCGGCGCACGAGTTCGCGGCGCGCGGCGTGGCGCGAACCTTTCAGCTTACGCAGTTGTTCGGCCGCATGACGGTCCTCGAGAACATGCTCGTCCCGGGACTGACCCGGCCGGGGTCCACCCGGGAGTCCGCGGCGCGCGAGGCGCGGAAATACCTGACGTTTCTCAACCTGCTTCATCTCGAAGGGCTCGACGCGAAGAACCTCTCCGGCGGCCAGCAGAAACTCCTGGAACTCGGGCGCGCGCTCATGCTGGAGCCCGCAGTACTGTTCCTGGACGAACCGTTCGCCGGGGTCCATCCCCGCCTGCGGGACGAATTGATCAAGCGGATTCAAGAGCTCCACCAGTCCGGCCGGACGTTCGTCGTCGTCGATCACGACATGGAGTCGATTCTTCGCGTCGCGCGCCGGCTGGTCGTCATGGCGCGCGGGCGCAAGATCGCGGACGGCCCGCCGGCCGCCGTGCGCGCGGACCAGACCGTGCTGGCCGCGTACTCGGGACTGGAATGACAGACGGGCCGGCCGTCCCGGTGGCTGCCGCCACGGCGCACTGTCTCGCCGCACGCGATCTGGTCGCGGGGTACCTGCCGGGGATCAGCATCCTGCGCGGTGTGTCGGTCGAGGCTCCGCGCGGTCATGTCCGGTGCGTCCTGGGTCCAAACGGCACGGGGAAGTCGACGCTGCTCAAAGTGTTGTTCGGATTTCTGCCGCCCACGGAAGGCCAGATCACCCTAGACGGACGTTCGATCCAGGGGCTCGCGCCCCACCAGATGGGCGACCAGGGCATCGCGTATTTGCCGCAGCGGCCGAGCATCTTTCCCCATCTCGCCGTCGACTGGAACCTCCGTCTGGGGGCCTGGCGGTACAAGCGCCATCGAGCGCGCGTCGACTCCCTCGTGGAGCGCGCGCTGGAGCGGTTCCCCATCCTCGCCGAGAAGCGGCGCCAGCCGGCCGGCACGCTGAGCGGCGGCCAGCAGCGTCAGCTGGAGATCGCGCGCAGCCTCATGCACGATCCCGCCGTCTTCCTCATCGACGAGCCCACCGCCGGCATCGAGCCGCGGGTGGCGGTGCAGATCTACGGGTTGATCAGGGACCTCGCGGCCCGGGACAAGGCCGTGCTGCTGGTCGACCAGAACATCAAGCGGGCGCTGGAGATCGCCGACTACGTGTACGTGATGCGCACCGGAACCGTGCTCGCGGAAGGCTCACGCGACTCGTTCGGCGGCGATACCGACGCGCTGGTCGCGCGCTGGTTGTACGAGAGCGGCCAAACCTAGCTCGGGCGGGGGTCCGCCGGGCCCGGGTGCTGCGCAAGCCACGCCTGCACCTCCGCGGCGTTCGCATCGGGCGGGAAGACCGGATAGAACACCTTCTCGACGCGGCCGTCGCACAGCACCAGGGTCAGGCGTTTGATCAGCTCCGCCGGCTGAGCGCCGAAGCTCCAGGCGAACTCGAACGTCGGCAGCCGCAGCGCGCGCGCCCAGGCGAGATCGTGATCGCTCAGCAGCGCAAACGGCAGCCCCAGGCGGGCCACCGCTTCCCGCTGGTACTCCGTCGTCTGGGTGCTGAGGCCGAAGACGGACACGCCGACCGCGGCGAACCCGGCGTGGCGGTCGCGAAACGCGCACGACTGCGGCGTGCACCCGCGCGCCCCCGGGATCTCGTCCCACCCCTGCGGAACCTCCTGGTCCGGCCGGCCGGTGCGCGGGTAGCAGTAGACGACCGTGCGGCCCGGGAGCGCCGACAGGTCCACCGCGGGCCCCGCCGTTGACGCCAGCGCCATTGGCGGCAGCCACATACCGGCGAGATGATCGCAGGCGCCATCGTCGGCGGGGACGGGCAGGTCCGGCGGAAGATCGAGCGGATTCCGAATCGACATCGGGACACCCCCTGTCGGGCTGATGATGCCGGAGCGGGCGGCGGCGATCGCGGCGCTTATTCTGCGCCGGTCGAAGCGGGTCATGCCGGTCCTCCCGCGCGTCGCGACAGGACCAGGCATGCGGCGGCGCCAAGTGCACGACATGGACGCCACGCCGCCGCTCCCCGGAGAGCCCGCGCGGCGCGCCCTGCGCACCCGCCTCGCGTCCGGATCGTTTGACGTGCTCGTGATCGGCGGCGGGATCACCGGCGCCGGCGTCGCGCTCGACGCCGCGGCGCGGGGCCTGTCCGTGGCGCTGGTCGAGCAGGGCGACTTCGCCGGCGGCACGAGCAGCCGGTCCACCAAGCTGGTGCACGGCGGGCTGCGCTACCTGCCGCTGTGGGACATTCGTCAGGTCCGCGAGGACCTCGCGGAGCGGGACCGGCTGCTTCGCAACGCCCCCCACCTCGTGCGCCCGATGCCGTTCGTCCTTCCTCTCTACGCCGACACGCGCCGGCCGCTCGGGATCGGGCTGCCCCGGTTCTTGCGCCGCGCCGCGCCGATGGGCGTGTCCACCGGCCTGTGGGCCTACGATGTGCTGGCCGGCCGGCTCGCGCTGCGGTCCCGCCGGAGGCTGTCGCGCGACGGCGCGCTGAGCCTCGCACCGGCGATGCGCACCGACGGCCTGCGCAGCGCCCATCTCTATTACGATGCGGCGACCGACGACGCCCGGCTCGTCATTGCGGTGCTCCGCTCCGCCCGCTCCCGCGGCGCCCTGACTCTCAACTACGCCCGGGTGACCGACCTCTGCCACCGCGGCGGCCGCATCGCCGGCGCCCAGGTCCTCGACCGGCCGAGCGGCGAGACGTTCGCGATCTCCGCGCGCACGACCGTCAACGCGACCGGCGTCTGGGCCGATGCGGTGGCGCGCCTGGCAGGCCCGCCGGCCTTCCGGTTGCGGCGCGCCAAGGGCGCGCACCTCGTGGTGCGGGCGGCCCCGCTGCGGCTCGGGCGCGCCGCGCTGGTGCTGCCCGAAACGGACGACGGCCGGATCGCGTTCGTCGTCCCGTGGCAGGGCGCCGCGCTCGTGGGGACCACGGACACGGAGTGGGCCGGTCCGCCGGACGCGCCGGCGGCGGATGCCGCCGACGCGAGGTACCTGCTGGAGCACGCGGCCCGGTTTCTCACGGTCCGGCTCACCGCGGCCGACGTGCTCGGCGCCTACGCCGGACTGCGCCCCCTGGTCACCGCGGCGGCCGCCGGGGCCACGGCCCGCCTCTCACGCCGGCACGAGATCTTCGCCGGTCCGGCCGGCTTCGTGACCATCGTCGGCGGGAAACTCACGACGTACCGGCGTATGGCGGAAGAAACCGTCAACCGGATCCTCGGGCGCTCCGCGGCGGAAGGGTCGCCGACCCGCGATCTCGCCCTCGACGGAGCCGCCGGGTTCGCAGACGCGATCTCTATGCTGCGCGCGCGGGCGCGGCGCGCCGGGTTGTCCGGCCGGACGCTGCGGCATCTCCTGCACGCGTACGGCACGCGGGCCGCGGGCGTCCTCGACCTCGTCGAAGCGCGCCCGGCGCTCGCCACGCCGCTGGCCCCCGCCCATCCACATGTGGCGGCGGAAGCCGTGCTCGCGGCGCGCGACGAGATGGCGGTCTCGGTCGAGGACGTGCTCCTGCGCCGCACGCGTCTCGGGTATCTTCTGCCGGACCAGGGGCGCGGAGTGGCGCCGGCCGTCGCGGCGCTCATGGGAAGCGCGCTGGGATGGCCCGCCGGCGTGGAGGCCGGTCAGGTCGAAGCGTACCGCCGCGCCGCGGACGCCCTCGTGGCGCCGGTGCCCGCCGGGCCGGACGGGGCCGGCCCCGACAACACGAGCTCCCCGACGTCGATCGACGCGCTGCGGTAGAGGTGCAT
The sequence above is a segment of the bacterium genome. Coding sequences within it:
- a CDS encoding glycerol-3-phosphate dehydrogenase/oxidase — translated: MRRRQVHDMDATPPLPGEPARRALRTRLASGSFDVLVIGGGITGAGVALDAAARGLSVALVEQGDFAGGTSSRSTKLVHGGLRYLPLWDIRQVREDLAERDRLLRNAPHLVRPMPFVLPLYADTRRPLGIGLPRFLRRAAPMGVSTGLWAYDVLAGRLALRSRRRLSRDGALSLAPAMRTDGLRSAHLYYDAATDDARLVIAVLRSARSRGALTLNYARVTDLCHRGGRIAGAQVLDRPSGETFAISARTTVNATGVWADAVARLAGPPAFRLRRAKGAHLVVRAAPLRLGRAALVLPETDDGRIAFVVPWQGAALVGTTDTEWAGPPDAPAADAADARYLLEHAARFLTVRLTAADVLGAYAGLRPLVTAAAAGATARLSRRHEIFAGPAGFVTIVGGKLTTYRRMAEETVNRILGRSAAEGSPTRDLALDGAAGFADAISMLRARARRAGLSGRTLRHLLHAYGTRAAGVLDLVEARPALATPLAPAHPHVAAEAVLAARDEMAVSVEDVLLRRTRLGYLLPDQGRGVAPAVAALMGSALGWPAGVEAGQVEAYRRAADALVAPVPAGPDGAGPDNTSSPTSIDALR
- a CDS encoding ABC transporter ATP-binding protein, giving the protein MAAATAHCLAARDLVAGYLPGISILRGVSVEAPRGHVRCVLGPNGTGKSTLLKVLFGFLPPTEGQITLDGRSIQGLAPHQMGDQGIAYLPQRPSIFPHLAVDWNLRLGAWRYKRHRARVDSLVERALERFPILAEKRRQPAGTLSGGQQRQLEIARSLMHDPAVFLIDEPTAGIEPRVAVQIYGLIRDLAARDKAVLLVDQNIKRALEIADYVYVMRTGTVLAEGSRDSFGGDTDALVARWLYESGQT
- a CDS encoding ABC transporter ATP-binding protein, which codes for MLIDGVGLSKHFGGIAAVDGVDLSVAAGDLIGLIGPNGSGKTTLINVLTGHLSPESGHVEVRGQRMKSRPAHEFAARGVARTFQLTQLFGRMTVLENMLVPGLTRPGSTRESAAREARKYLTFLNLLHLEGLDAKNLSGGQQKLLELGRALMLEPAVLFLDEPFAGVHPRLRDELIKRIQELHQSGRTFVVVDHDMESILRVARRLVVMARGRKIADGPPAAVRADQTVLAAYSGLE
- a CDS encoding peroxiredoxin, giving the protein MSIRNPLDLPPDLPVPADDGACDHLAGMWLPPMALASTAGPAVDLSALPGRTVVYCYPRTGRPDQEVPQGWDEIPGARGCTPQSCAFRDRHAGFAAVGVSVFGLSTQTTEYQREAVARLGLPFALLSDHDLAWARALRLPTFEFAWSFGAQPAELIKRLTLVLCDGRVEKVFYPVFPPDANAAEVQAWLAQHPGPADPRPS